From the Macaca nemestrina isolate mMacNem1 chromosome 7, mMacNem.hap1, whole genome shotgun sequence genome, one window contains:
- the LOC105495819 gene encoding type II iodothyronine deiodinase isoform X2, translating into MGILSVDLLITLQILPVFFSNCLFLALYDSVILLKHVVLLLSRSKSTRGEWRRMLTSEGLRCVWKSFLLDAYKQVKLGEDAPNSSVVHVSSAEGGDNSGHGTQEKIAEGAACHLLDFASPERPLVVNFGSATUPPFTSQLPAFRKLVEEFSSVADFLLVYIDEAHPSDGWAIPGDSSLSFEVKKHQNQEDRCAAAQQLLERFSLPPQCRVVADRMDNNANIAYGVAFERVCIVQRQKIAYLGGKGPFSYNLQEVRHWLEKNFSKRUKKTRLAG; encoded by the exons aTGGGCATCCTCAGCGTAGACTTGCTGATCACACTGCAAATTCTGCCAGTTTTTTTCTCCAACTGCCTCTTCCTGGCGCTCTATGACTCGGTCATTCTGCTCAAGCACGTGGTGCTGCTGTTGAGCCGCTCCAAGTCCACTCGCGGAGAGTGGCGGCGCATGCTGACCTCAGAGGGACTGCGCTGCGTCTGGAAGAGCTTCCTCCTCGATGCCTACAAACAG GTGAAATTGGGTGAGGATGCCCCCAATTCCAGTGTGGTGCATGTCTCCAGTGCAGAAGGAGGTGACAACAGTGGCCACGGTACCCAGGAGAAGATAGCTGAGGGAGCCGCCTGCCACCTCCTTGACTTTGCTAGCCCTGAGCGCCCACTAGTGGTCAACTTTGGTTCAGCCACTTGACCTCCTTTCACGAGCCAGCTGCCAGCCTTCCGCAAACTGGTGGAAGAGTTCTCCTCAGTGGCCGACTTCCTGCTGGTCTACATTGATGAGGCTCATCCATCAGACGGCTGGGCGATACCTGGGGACTCCTCTTTGTCTTTTGAGGTGAAGAAGCACCAGAACCAGGAAGATCGATGTGCAGCAGCCCAGCAGCTTCTGGAGCGTTTCTCCTTGCCGCCCCAGTGCCGAGTTGTGGCTGACCGCATGGACAATAACGCCAACATAGCTTACGGGGTAGCCTTTGAACGTGTGTGCATTgtgcagagacagaaaatagcTTATCTGGGAGGAAAGGGCCCCTTCTCCTACAACCTTCAAGAAGTCCGGCATTGGCTGGAGAAGAATTTCAGcaagagatgaaagaaaactaGATTAGCTGGTTAA
- the LOC105495819 gene encoding type II iodothyronine deiodinase isoform X3 — protein MGILSVDLLITLQILPVFFSNCLFLALYDSVILLKHVVLLLSRSKSTRGEWRRMLTSEGLRCVWKSFLLDAYKQVKLGEDAPNSSVVHVSSAEGGDNSGHGTQEKIAEGAACHLLDFASPERPLVVNFGSATUPPFTSQLPAFRKLVEEFSSVADFLLVYIDEAHPSDGWAIPGDSSLSFEVKKHQNQEDRCAAAQQLLERFSLPPQCRVVADRMDNNANIAYGVAFERVCIVQRQKIAYLGGKGPFSYNLQEVRHWLEKNFSKR, from the exons aTGGGCATCCTCAGCGTAGACTTGCTGATCACACTGCAAATTCTGCCAGTTTTTTTCTCCAACTGCCTCTTCCTGGCGCTCTATGACTCGGTCATTCTGCTCAAGCACGTGGTGCTGCTGTTGAGCCGCTCCAAGTCCACTCGCGGAGAGTGGCGGCGCATGCTGACCTCAGAGGGACTGCGCTGCGTCTGGAAGAGCTTCCTCCTCGATGCCTACAAACAG GTGAAATTGGGTGAGGATGCCCCCAATTCCAGTGTGGTGCATGTCTCCAGTGCAGAAGGAGGTGACAACAGTGGCCACGGTACCCAGGAGAAGATAGCTGAGGGAGCCGCCTGCCACCTCCTTGACTTTGCTAGCCCTGAGCGCCCACTAGTGGTCAACTTTGGTTCAGCCACTTGACCTCCTTTCACGAGCCAGCTGCCAGCCTTCCGCAAACTGGTGGAAGAGTTCTCCTCAGTGGCCGACTTCCTGCTGGTCTACATTGATGAGGCTCATCCATCAGACGGCTGGGCGATACCTGGGGACTCCTCTTTGTCTTTTGAGGTGAAGAAGCACCAGAACCAGGAAGATCGATGTGCAGCAGCCCAGCAGCTTCTGGAGCGTTTCTCCTTGCCGCCCCAGTGCCGAGTTGTGGCTGACCGCATGGACAATAACGCCAACATAGCTTACGGGGTAGCCTTTGAACGTGTGTGCATTgtgcagagacagaaaatagcTTATCTGGGAGGAAAGGGCCCCTTCTCCTACAACCTTCAAGAAGTCCGGCATTGGCTGGAGAAGAATTTCAGcaagagatga
- the LOC105495819 gene encoding type II iodothyronine deiodinase isoform X1, with translation MGILSVDLLITLQILPVFFSNCLFLALYDSVILLKHVVLLLSRSKSTRGEWRRMLTSEGLRCVWKSFLLDAYKQLNCPPSGFSKDGHILULVYEAYKSRLLVYSHLDLWMVKLGEDAPNSSVVHVSSAEGGDNSGHGTQEKIAEGAACHLLDFASPERPLVVNFGSATUPPFTSQLPAFRKLVEEFSSVADFLLVYIDEAHPSDGWAIPGDSSLSFEVKKHQNQEDRCAAAQQLLERFSLPPQCRVVADRMDNNANIAYGVAFERVCIVQRQKIAYLGGKGPFSYNLQEVRHWLEKNFSKRUKKTRLAG, from the exons aTGGGCATCCTCAGCGTAGACTTGCTGATCACACTGCAAATTCTGCCAGTTTTTTTCTCCAACTGCCTCTTCCTGGCGCTCTATGACTCGGTCATTCTGCTCAAGCACGTGGTGCTGCTGTTGAGCCGCTCCAAGTCCACTCGCGGAGAGTGGCGGCGCATGCTGACCTCAGAGGGACTGCGCTGCGTCTGGAAGAGCTTCCTCCTCGATGCCTACAAACAG ctAAATTGTCCTCCATCAGGTTTTAGCAAAGATGGACACATTTTATGACTAGTATATGAAGCTTATAAAAGCAGACTACTGGTCTACTCACATTTGGATTTATGGATG GTGAAATTGGGTGAGGATGCCCCCAATTCCAGTGTGGTGCATGTCTCCAGTGCAGAAGGAGGTGACAACAGTGGCCACGGTACCCAGGAGAAGATAGCTGAGGGAGCCGCCTGCCACCTCCTTGACTTTGCTAGCCCTGAGCGCCCACTAGTGGTCAACTTTGGTTCAGCCACTTGACCTCCTTTCACGAGCCAGCTGCCAGCCTTCCGCAAACTGGTGGAAGAGTTCTCCTCAGTGGCCGACTTCCTGCTGGTCTACATTGATGAGGCTCATCCATCAGACGGCTGGGCGATACCTGGGGACTCCTCTTTGTCTTTTGAGGTGAAGAAGCACCAGAACCAGGAAGATCGATGTGCAGCAGCCCAGCAGCTTCTGGAGCGTTTCTCCTTGCCGCCCCAGTGCCGAGTTGTGGCTGACCGCATGGACAATAACGCCAACATAGCTTACGGGGTAGCCTTTGAACGTGTGTGCATTgtgcagagacagaaaatagcTTATCTGGGAGGAAAGGGCCCCTTCTCCTACAACCTTCAAGAAGTCCGGCATTGGCTGGAGAAGAATTTCAGcaagagatgaaagaaaactaGATTAGCTGGTTAA